A DNA window from Aquarana catesbeiana isolate 2022-GZ linkage group LG01, ASM4218655v1, whole genome shotgun sequence contains the following coding sequences:
- the LOC141128849 gene encoding epidermal differentiation-specific protein-like produces MNTLELFEFPDFKGAFASIKQDIADLTSVGFLKKAQSLKICGDPWFIFSEAGYRGKFRCFKEGNYNSIPEFQKNISSVRLVKGGLYNPKITLYEHINYRGKSFTLDRPTDSLKPYGFDNMVSSHKWVSGAWILYTREYYTGDQMVALAGDENPDYRTLGWNDKVSSLKPVLPYEVSIKCEMC; encoded by the coding sequence ATGAACACTCTTGAGCTGTTTGAGTTCCCAGATTTCAAGGGAGCCTTTGCGTCTATAAAGCAAGACATTGCTGACCTGACATCTGTTGGATTCCTGAAGAAAGCCCAATCTCTCAAAATCTGTGGAGACCCATGGTTTATCTTCAGTGAAGCCGGTTATAGAGGAAAGTTCAGATGCTTCAAGGAAGGCAACTACAACTCAATCCCAGAATTTCAGAAGAACATCAGCTCCGTGAGACTTGTGAAGGGCGGTCTGTATAACCCCAAGATTACTCTGTATGAGCACATCAACTATAGGGGAAAATCTTTCACCCTGGATAGACCTACAGATTCCCTTAAACCCTATGGATTTGACAACATGGTTTCATCACATAAATGGGTAAGCGGGGCCTGGATCCTGTATACTAGGGAGTATTATACAGGTGATCAGATGGTTGCTCTGGCAGGAGATGAAAATCCAGATTACCGTACACTTGGCTGGAATGATAAAGTGAGCTCTCTAAAGCCTGTGCTGCCTTATGAAGTTAGTATAAAATGTGAGATGTGTTGA